The Vigna unguiculata cultivar IT97K-499-35 chromosome 6, ASM411807v1, whole genome shotgun sequence genome contains a region encoding:
- the LOC114187894 gene encoding methionine S-methyltransferase: MSWETVDEFLVQCKPSSDAAYASLRSLLERLDNPETRSQARIFLSHLQKRFPTKDSCDQCFQTYHFRIEDVSLGQYEGHQGRNKLTTMVIPSIFLPEDWSFTFYEGINRHPDSIFKDRTVAELGCGNGWISIAIAEKWLPSKVYGLDINPRAVKISWINLYLNALDENGQPIYDREKKTLLDRVEFHESDLLSYCRENDIQLERIVGCIPQILNPNPDAMSKVITENASEEFLHSLSNYCALQGFMEDQFGLGLIARAVEEGIAVIKPTGIMIFNMGGRPGHGVCERLFERRGFRITKLWQTKIIQAGDTDIAALVEIEKNSPHRFEFFMGLSGDQPICARTAWAYGKSGGRISHALSVYSCELHRPNQVKVIFDFLKHGFQEISSSLDLSFGEDSVADEKIPFLAYLASTLKSNSYFPYEPPAGSIHFRNLIAGFLKTYHHIPLTAENVVIFPSRTAAIENALRLFSPRLAVVDEHLTRHLPRLWLTSSALESTGAMDSSDDTIMVIEAPRQSDLMIELIKKLKPKVVVTGIAHFEAVTSSAFVHLLDTTRDIGSRLFLDISDHFELSSIPGSNGVLKYLSGTPLPSHAAIICGLVKNKVYPDLEVAFVISEEESLFNALSKTVELLEGNTALISQYYYGCIFHELLAFQLAGRHAPAERNCENVKSVDMIGFARSASLVLKNDELSIDGVENGSLIHMDVDQIFLPVPSPVKAAIFESFARQNMSESEIDVTSSIKRFVKSSYGFPTDNGTEFIYADSSKALFNKLVLCCINEGGTLCFPAGSNGNYVSSARFLKADIVTAPTDVKVGFKFTEKTLTGVLGTVKNPWVYISGPTVNPTGLIYSNNEMVEILSTCARFGARVIIDTAASGLEFDCEGWGGWDIEGCLSKLDSSIKPSFCVSLLGGLSLKMLNGVLRFGFLILNQPVLVDTFYSYPGLSKPHTTVRYATKKLLELREQKPSNLSDAVVEHTEILRTRSKLLKQVLEESGWDVLESCAGVSVVAKPSAYLNKNIKLKLSPKGEADHGSATEEVKLDDCNIRTVILKATGLCINSGSWTGIPGYCRFNIALEENDFKKALDCILKFREVALG, from the exons ATGAGTTGGGAGACGGTTGATGAGTTCCTGGTGCAGTGCAAGCCATCTAGCGACGCTGCCTACGCCTCATTGCGATCGCTGCTGGAGCGCCTAGATAATCCCGAGACCCGTTCTCAGGCTCGGATCTTTCTTTCCCACCTTCAGAAGCGTTTTCCCACCAAGGACTCCTGCGATCAATGCTTTCAAACCTACCATTTTCGCATCGAAGATGTTTCCTTGGGTCAATACGAGG GCCACCAAGGCAGAAACAAACTGACTACGATGGTCATTCCTAGCATTTTTCTCCCCGAAGACTGGTCCTTCACTTTTTATGAAGGGATTAATAGACATCCAGACTCCATTTTCAAGGATAGGACTGTTGCCGAGTTAGGTTGCGGAAATGGGTGGATTTCTATTGCCATTGCCGAGAAATGGTTGCCTTCCAAG GTCTATGGTCTTGATATCAATCCTAGAGCGGTCAAGATTTCCTGGATAAACTTATATTTGAATGCTTTGGATGAAAATGGCCAGCCCATCTATGACCGGGAGAAGAAAACGTTGCTGGACAGGGTAGAGTTCCACGAATCTGATCTTTTATCATATTGCAGGGAAAACGACATCCAACTTGAAAGAATTGTCGGATGCATACCTCAG ATTCTTAATCCAAACCCAGATGCAATGTCAAAGGTGATAACAGAAAATGCAAGCGAGGAATTCCTTCATTCATTGAGTAATTATTGTGCACTTCAG GGATTTATGGAGGACCAATTTGGCTTAGGTTTAATTGCTAGAGCAGTTGAAGAGGGAATAGCAGTAATCAAACCAACTGGAATTATGATCTTTAATATGGGGGGCCGCCCAGGTCATGGTGTTTGTGAACGATTGTTTGAGCGTCGGGGTTTTCGCATTACAAAGCTTTGGCAAACTAAAATCATTCAG GCTGGTGACACAGATATTGCAGCCTTAGTTGAGATTGAGAAGAACAGTCCACACCGTTTTGAGTTTTTCATGGGACTTTCTGGGGATCAGCCAATTTGCGCACGAACTGCATGGGCTTATGGAAAGTCTGGTGGCAGAATTTCTCATGCTTTATCAGTGTACAGTTGTGAACTTCATCGCCCTAATCAG GTTAAGGTTATTTTTGATTTTCTAAAACATGGATTTCAAGAGATCAGCAGCTCCTTAGATTTGTCATTTGGGGAAGATTCTGTTGCTGATGAGAAGATTCCATTCCTCGCTTATCTTGCAAGCACACTAAAAAGTAATTCTTATTTTCCGTATGAGCCACCTGCCGGAAGCATACATTTCCGCAATCTCATCGCTGGGTTTTTGAAGACTTATCACCATATTCCACTCACTGCCGAA AATGTTGTCATTTTTCCTTCAAGGACTGCAGCAATTGAGAATGCTCTTCGCTTGTTCTCACCTCGCCTTGCAGTTGTCGATGAACATCTGACCCGGCATTTACCAAGGCTGTGGTTAACATCTTCGGCACTTGAG AGCACAGGAGCTATGGACTCTTCAGATGATACCATTATGGTAATTGAAGCTCCCCGGCAATCGGACTTAATGATAGAACTAATAAAGAAGTTGAAGCCTAAAGTGGTGGTGACTGGGATTGCTCATTTTGAGGCTGTTACTAGTTCAGCTTTTGTGCACCTTTTAGATACAACACGAGACATTGGATCTCGTCTTTTCTTGGACATATCAGATCACTTTGAGCTATCCAGCATTCCTGGATCGAATGGGGTCCTGAAGTATCTTTCAGGAACTCCTCTGCCCTCTCATGCAGCAATTATATGTGGGCTAGTAAAGAATAAG GTTTATCCTGATTTAGAAGTAGCTTTCGTCATTTCAGAAGAAGAATCCCTCTTTAACGCCCTGTCCAAAACCGTTGAATTACTGGAGGGCAATACTGCATTAATTAGTCAGTACTATTATGGCTGTATCTTTCACGAGCTTCTTGCTTTTCAGCTTGCTGGCCGGCATGCACCTGCTGAG AGAAACTGTGAGAATGTCAAGTCAGTTGATATGATAGGATTTGCTAGATCAGCCTCGTTGGTCCTTAAAAACGATGAGTTATCTATTGATGGGGTAGAGAATGGGTCCCTGATTCACATGGACGTCGATCAAATCTTCTTGCCTGTTCCATCTCCTGTTAAGGCAGCTATTTTTGAAAGTTTTGCTAGACAAAACATGTCTGAGTCTGAAATTGATGTAACATCAAGCATCAAAAGATTTGTCAAGAGCAGCTATGGTTTTCCAACAGATAACGGCACCGAGTTTATATACGCCGACAGTTCGAAAGCCCTTTTCAACAAGCTGGTCCTCTGCTGCATCAACGAAGGTGGCACCCTCTGTTTTCCAGCTGGTTCAAATGGAAATTATGTTTCTTCTGCAAGATTTTTGAAAGCTGACATAGTGACAGCACCTACAGATGTCAAAGTAGGTTTTAAGTTCACTGAAAAGACACTCACCGGAGTCCTTGGGACCGTGAAAAACCCATGGGTGTATATTTCCGGTCCTACAGTCAATCCAACTGGCTTGATTTATAGCAACAATGAGATGGTAGAAATTTTAAGCACCTGTGCTAGATTTGGCGCAAGAGTTATAATTGATACTGCAGCCTCTGGTTTGGAATTTGACTGTGAAGGTTGGGGTGGCTGGGATATAGAGGGGTGTTTGTCTAAGCTGGATTCTTCAATCAAGCCATCGTTTTGTGTGTCTCTTCTTGGAGGACTGTCTCTGAAGATGCTAAATGGTGTTCTCAGATTTGGCTTTCTTATTCTAAATCAGCCTGTTTTGGTTGACACATTTTACAGTTATCCAGGATTAAGCAAACCTCATACTACTGTTAGATACGCTACAAAAAAATTGCTGGAGCTTAGAGAGCAAAAACCATCAAATCTATCAGATGCTGTTGTTGAACACACCGAGATATTGAGAACTAGATCCAAGCTCTTGAAACAG GTTCTTGAGGAAAGTGGGTGGGATGTGCTTGAATCATGTGCTGGTGTGTCTGTTGTGGCTAAGCCCTCTGCCTATCTCAACAAGAATATTAAGCTGAAACTTTCACCAAAAGGCGAAGCAGACCATGGAAGTGCCACTGAGGAAGTAAAACTCGACGACTGTAATATTAGGACTGTCATTCTCAAAGCCACTGGATTATGCATCAATAGCGGGTCATGGACTGGAATTCCTGGATACTGTCGGTTCAATATTGCGCTTGAagaaaatgatttcaaaaaaGCTTTGGACTGCATTCTAAAATTTAGAGAAGTCGCGCTGGGTTAA